Sequence from the Ostrea edulis chromosome 8, xbOstEdul1.1, whole genome shotgun sequence genome:
TTGATTGTTCAGTTGAGAAAAGAAGTtcttaaatgaatacatgtattatattttggtGTTAATTCATTTTCCAGCTAGAGATTCTCATATTACACAGCTGTCGTGTGTGGTGAAGAAAAATGTTCCACCTATACCTTTCCAAAAATACCTATCACAGTAAAAGCCTCAGAAATCACAGGAATcgaaattgtcaatggaaatatgtttaacaaaaatatagaaGTCAAGCCTTTCAGCAGGAATGGATGCTCTgcttaattttgtttcaaaattttaaactaAAGTAATTCTGCATTTACAATGGCAGTGTATGAATGTCAACAATATACAGAATGTTTATTGTATACTATACccaatttaacattttctgtttatgagagagagagagagagagagagagagagagagagagagagagttgcaAGAATTGGAaagtaactgcaaaaatcatgTGCAAATTGCATCAGTATTGATGTGAACGGTGGTGAATTTGTTCTCTGAATTTTGATACATTTAATGTACCAAATGAAATTATCCTAATAAATTtccatttcaaatgaaaatgattaaatttCCACacaatgtgggtttttttttttattcattagaaTACATCAAAGTAagttataattaaaaataagtttaaaaagaaCTGTATTTTAGTTTTAAGAAAAAATGATGGAGAAAATTGGAATTAGACTGCTTGAAAACTCTAGTTCACTAGTTCACTAGTTCGCTAGTATGTGATTGTTGCTTTAAGAAAGATTTCAAAGCATCATAGCAAATTATAACTAATATTTTGCTTATAACactaataaattttgatattgtaaatatagtcgctttaaatgaatgtaaaatttgaatttgaaaaaaaaatctcattattttaagtaaaattactttcttaagtGGGTGATGACCtgcatttttttctttgcaGAATAAACTATATTGCATACCTCGTATTGTGCAGATGAGTTGTTCTAGATATCTTTTCTTTGCATCAACAGTGACATACGTCACAAATCGAATGGCACCAGGGATATCGCCGACATCTGTATCTACCAACACTGGAATCAATCTAATTTTCTTATCTCTTAAAAACGCATCTAAAATGCTCAGAAGTTGCAAAGTAAATGTTTTGTCATAAAGGGCTTCTTTGGTCATGATTGCAATCGTCCAGTAACACTGGTCTACGGCGCATTCCATGGTATCAAACTGCCTATGCCCGATCTGTCCATCCTCATAAAACTTTACACCTTCTTCTTCGAGGCGCTTTACAATATCATCTCTTGTTGTCTTGCTTGCGCCAGACGgatggtaaaacaaaaacacttcTTTCTCATAATGAGCAGGTTCTTTTGAGCTTAGTCTGTCCAATGGTCTCTCTATCTGATttgcataaaacaaacataaaatcaatataaattcatataatttacTTGTAAATCAACATGATTTTTATGACAAACTTAAACAATATTACACTAAACAAAATCACGTTAATATCATGGATGACCCGTGGCactctaaagaaccctcactgcttaatggccatGGGCGGTGAGCATacgcctaaatttgaagcccttcaccggcctttgtgacgtctcaatatgagtgaaaaattctcgagcgagacgttaagtaagatacaattaaagtattccttgtgacaagacctttccgtaggtacatgtaccaacatttttaacccatcaccttggagtttgacctaccttttaaaacctttaaccttgctaataatttttgatcagttgaccttggagtttgaccttctTTTAAGAATTTGACATTGGACTAACTTGTAAATATTAagaactttcatattgcacatgagcatttcctGTGACAAGATCTCtctactggtaccaaggtatttgaacttgtgaccttggccattatcgggggcatttgtgttccattgattgattattgtttaatgtccctctcaagaatatttccctcatatggagatgtcaccactgccggtgaaggactgcaaaatttaggcctatggtcggcgcttatggtcattgagcagggagggacagctaaaaccgaggtcctgtgtcacagcaggtgtggcacgataaagatccctccctgctcaatgaccataagcgccgaccataggcctaaattttgcagtccttcaccggcagtggtgacatctccatatgagggaaatattcttgagagggacgttaaacaataatcaatcaatggaacacaaatgcccccgataatggccaaggtcacaagttcaaataccttggtaccagtagaGAGATCTTGTCACaggaaatgctcatgtgcaatatgaaagttctTAATATTTACAAGTTAGTCCAATGTCAAATTCTTAAAagaaggtcaaactccaaggtcaactgatcaaaaattattagcaaggttaaaggttttaaaaggtaggtcaaactccaaggtgatgggttaaaaatgttggtacatgtacctacggaaaggtcttgtcacaaggaatactttaattgtatcttacttaacgtctcgctcgagaatttttcactcatattgagacgtcacaaaggccggtgaagggcttcaaatttaggcgtATGCTCACCGCCCatggccattaagcagtgagggttctttagagtGCCACGGGTCATCCATGATATTAACGTGATCTTGTTTAGTGTAATATTGTTTAAGTTTGTCATAAAAATCATGTTGATTTACAAgtaaattatatgaatttatattgattttatgtttgttttatgcaaATCAGATAGAGAGACCATTGGACAGACTAAGCTCAAAAGAACCTGCTCATTATGAGAAAgaagtgtttttgttttaccatcCGTCTGGCGCAAGCAAGACAACAAGAGATGATATTGTAAAGCGCCTCGAAGAAGAAGGTGTAAAGTTTTATGAGGATGGACAGATCGGGCATAGGCAGTTTGATACCATGGAATGCGCCGTAGACCAGTGTTACTGGACGATTGCAATCATGACCAAAGAAGCCCTTTATGACAAAACATTTACTTTGCAACTTCTGAGCATTTTAGATGCGTTTTTAAGAGATAAGAAAATTAGATTGATTCCAGTGTTGGTAGATACAGATGTCGGCGATATCCCTGGTGCCATTCGATTTGTGACGTATGTCACTGTTGATGCAAAGAAAAGATATCTAGAACAACTCATCTGCACAATACGAGGTATGCAATATAGTTTATTCtgcaaagaaaaaaatgcaGGTCATCACCCacttaagaaagtaattttacttaaaataatgagatttttttttcaaattcaaattttacattcatttaaagcgactatatttacaatatcaaaatttattagtGTTATAAGCAAAATATTAGTTATAATTTGCTATGATGCTTTGAAATCTTTCTTAAAGCAACAATCACATACTAGCGAACTAGTGAACTAGTGAACTAGAGTTTTCAAGCAGTCTAATTCCAATTTTCTCCATCATTTTTTCTTAAAACTAAAATACAGttctttttaaacttatttttaattataactTACTTTGATGTAttctaatgaataaaaaaaaaaacccacattgtGTGGaaatttaatcattttcatttgaaatggaAATTTATTAGGATAATTTCATTTGGTACATTAAATGTATCAAAATTCAGAGAACAAATTCACCACCGTTCACATCAATACTGATGCAATTTGCAcatgatttttgcagttacttTCCAATTCTtgcaactctctctctctctctctctctctctctctctctctctctctctctctctctcataaacagaaaatgttaaattggGTATAGTATACAATAAACATTCTGTATATTGTTGACATTCATACACTGCCATTGTAAATGCAGAATTACTTtagtttaaaattttgaaacaaaattaagcAGAGCATCCATTCCTGCTGAAAGGCTTGACttctatatttttgttaaacatatttccattgacaatttcgATTCCTGTGATTTCTGAGGCTTTTACTGTGATAGGTATTTTTGGAAAGGTATAGGTGGAACATTTTTCTTCACCACACACGACAGCTGTGTAATATGAGAATCTCTAGCTGGAAAATGAATTAACaccaaaatataatacatgtattcatttaagaACTTCTTTTCTCAACTGAACAATCAATTTAGATATTGGGCAGGTAGTAAAAAGTAACAAACTTAATCCTGTTGATTCCAAGTCAAAAAATACAAGAGGAAAATGTTGCTGGCTGGAGTGCTGTTTGACAGTTGGCTCTGGTACCATTGTCATATCAGTCTCATCAAATACAATCTCACACTTGAAATTTTCTCCTTCTCTCTTCTCGATCACAACTGTTGATTGCTTCCTAAAATTTTGATAGTCATCATTATCtagatttaatgaaatgttgtgACGAGAAGTCTACATTTTTAATAAAGGAAATGTatcaagtttgttttttttcatttggaaATTAACTCTTCTGCCAGTTTTCCACTGTGAATTTACCCTAGGGTTTTCATATATACCTTGTGAAAAATGCAGTTCAATAATTCAAACATGCAtagaatgtttttaattttttttctcaatttatAATCAAGcattttggtttaaaaaaaGGTCGTTTGTCGTGACATAGACaaaggtcaaatagtattcgaCTTAACCCGCTGCTTTCAATGTGAGGTCAAATAATTTCCTTGATATTTCAAacgcttacttctcctaggcacctgaccccacctccggtgtgtccaggggtccgtgtttgcccaactctctattttgtattgcttgtaggagttatgagattgatcactgttcgttatcttcacctttcatagtgtTGTGCACTAAACAAGATTCGCAAAGGTATGTAAAGaaacttcaaataatttctAGTTCCAGCGAATGTAAGGAAATTACAAAGCATTGCTAGTTCCGTTTAATGTAAGGAATCTACAATTCATTTCGAGTTCCGGTTAATATAAGACAACTACAATTCATAACTAGTTCCGGTTAATgcaaggaacagtgatcaatctcataatccctatctatttaatgtaaaacttatacggtaccaattttgatgcaccagatgcgcgtTTCCACTAACaaactgaatctgcactaagtcaggaagctttcatgtaagatTGAACTTTTCTGACTATTGTCTTTgagaagaaatgttttaaagatttccctatattAGATGTAAATGTACGTATTATATACAAATAGTAACCTTTGTGTTACAAAGTATATGATATATTATAGGATTTCTTTTACTTAGAGGGCCATATTTTCTGTGGATTGTTTTCTGTACAATTGTATGTTACTCATTTTACAGAAACAATACATTTTCCTTCGATCAATTATTCCTATATggctacatgtaatttattttacagCGACAATTATATATGTTGTTCTCTAAGTACTACTTCTAAATTATTCTAAGATTCGGTCTGGAACAAATCAGTGTTGCTTATTTTAGCCATGTGACCATCAACGATGTGTTGACACAAAGGAGAAACAACGCTTGATCtgaattttattaaactttcCGGCTTTGCAAGGGAACTGAACTACTACTATTCTGATCTACAAGTATTTAACAAACGAGTTCTGCTTtttcgtgatttttttttttttttttttttttttttttggaatgctGCAGGGTATTCTCCTCCTGTGTCAGTGTCGCCCAGTTTGTTGAATTGCGATTGCTGCTCGTCGAGTCTAACTacaaaatcactcaggtgtgacaatcacatttgggtaAATACGGGTAGAATAAAATAGGCTATCTGAACGAAAGATGGTGGGTAAGATGacaaatgtgtatatatttcagaattcatgtcagctttaaggcATTCAAGACGGGAGATAATTGTTCCTTCATAAAGTAAAAGGTTATTCTGGTAAACTTTTAAGAACAAAACATCCGCATCCGGGAAGGCATTACCAGCCTTAGCCATACATAGGTCAGTAAGtgagatgcttcataccaatacgcaagttccgagttacccaaaagttatttccctttggcgaactctttcgcatttgatgacgtatggtgggtacacaatgtatacattatatcgtagactggcattgtacataacgattacgtacgattaatgtaataaaagcgtaacttttgtttatatcaatcactggtatgcatattctggccatatcaagcataatttgtttgaataagatcatcaaattggctattaaatcattattcgtttcctcttctacatgagtgacgcttttatcaaagaaagatggcaattaacaatatttgtttgagccattttgttatccaatactcataaactcactaaagttgccttttccctgagataggatggtctcagaaactctggataacatcttttaagaaataatacaacgatagtaattagcaattgtacccactgtcatcatattttacgtcataatttacggaagagttcgacaaagggaaataactcttggggaactcggaacttccgtattagTCCTTTGTCTAAAATTGCTATTtggttttaaatacaaattactctgtttacctgatcaaaattaCAGGGCCGAAGATGGGTGTAAcgggtcaacagggaatgcttgctCCTCTTAGACAcatgataccacctctggtatgtccaaggggCCGTGTCTTTACGCCACTCTCTCATTCTGTTGACATGAACTAATAAATACGTatacctttctcatcttatccgccatatttctctcaggtagcctaatttactctacccgtgtataccccaaatgtgattgtcacacctgagtgatttttctaggtgaaCTCGACCAGtgcatatgcataatatgtaatgcacatggcatattcgccaaaaaaaaaacaaaaaaaacaaacgtgtcaaatacggacgtctactcagcaggtatcggagatgtgcacttaccgaaaatataagattctctttattctgataaatccacgaaccaaaatgataaactccatttgtatctcgttagaactttacaacacgttatcattccattatacagactgtgaCACACTTCAGGTGGAAGTATATAAACACTGCTCAGATTGTCATGCAAGTAAACGAATAATTCCTGGCTTTTAGGTTCTTTATATacttccaccaccaccaccaccacgcaATTACCGGTCGCATtgctcaatggtagagcgtttgcttccTAACAGGAAGCTCATGAATTCGAATCCTCCTCATGCCATCGccaacctaagacgtaaacattggtagtgattgGCCCTCCAAATGCACTGCATTTACGGGTCTTTCGGAAGGCCCTATGGCGGTAGGCGTTTGCACGCTAAAGAGCCCTCGCTACTAGGGGGTAATAACCATTAATCATAGTACTTCATCCACAAGTGGTGTATAATAAGggtgaaaattgtgaaataacCAGCCAACTACTACCATTCATACTTTCGTTAACATCGCACACACTCTACCTACACGTtcgttaacaccacataccacaacccttattttcattaacaccacataccaccattTATACACCACGTACCACCATTCACATTTCCATAAACACCATTTACACACAGCTAATGGCACATCGGATGCTAACACATGTGTTTTAACAccggttttttgtttttgtttttgtttttacaccaatcacaccactacctatacaggtcagagaattgatagttttacatatcaatatcaacgaaagaggtagatctaccgttattagtttgcatgtacattgtatcacCATCATACTACCACGCACATTTCCATTAATACCACCATACtaccactcacatttccattaacaccactcatacaccacataccaccacttacCACCACTTGTACACCACTACTGACACATCAGATGTcatcacttacatcttctttaacattactcacatcactacctatacaggtctgagaattgatagttttacatatcaatatcaacgaaagagaTAGATATACCGTTGTTAGTTTGCATGTATTACCATCATACTACCACgtacatttccattaacaccaccatactaccactcacatttccattaacaccacatatcACCACCCATACACCACTCAaacaccacctatacaccccataccaccacctgtacaccactactgccacaccagatgccatcacttacatcttctttaacattactcacaaCACTACCTATatagttttgcatttcttagcATGACAGATTGATCTACCGTTTTTAGTTTGCATATATCACCACCATACTAtcactcacatttccattaacaccacataccaccacctatacaccacataccaccacctattcACCACTTACacaccacctatacaccccataccaccaactgtacaccactactggcacaccagataccatcacttacatcttctttaacataACTCACATCACTACCCATATAGGTCCAAAGTTATGCATTTCTTTGCATAACAATATTGATGAAAGAG
This genomic interval carries:
- the LOC130049138 gene encoding uncharacterized protein LOC130049138, producing the protein MEFIILVRGFIRIKRILYFRKQSTVVIEKREGENFKCEIVFDETDMTMVPEPTVKQHSSQQHFPLVFFDLESTGLTRDSHITQLSCVVKKNVPPIPFQKYLSQ